From Nicotiana tabacum cultivar K326 chromosome 22, ASM71507v2, whole genome shotgun sequence, one genomic window encodes:
- the LOC107771083 gene encoding uncharacterized protein LOC107771083, which yields MDQDISRWHIWDDLARDFVRQFQYNIDIRPDRNSLTNLRKKPSESFREYAIKWREQASRVKPQMDEVEMVTIFLQAQEPDYFQNMMSSMGKPFAEAIKIEEMMDLLQPIPQNRQNPESPAYQRGVHCAYHSGAEGHSTDNCWTLKKAVENLIEQVKIVLRDEEAPNVTNNPLPAHNNGPVIGMIFEDKEFDPALKAIIAIADAERKPKATLKQEKGEKKTKTVKIELEKKVETKAEMAPPKNEVLYIPRGHQEKPLVVGISKKFEVKKGTPTYVPKGDYVVRGTIKRPRLNEPVIIGRVPQKPITDPSAVPWNYQQTLVTYKGKEITGELPGNTFAGKNSDVQEVNNAIQKRFPPKKPVSAEEAEAFFQKMKMPDYEVVDQLRKYPEQVSMLSLLKRSAEYQKTLVKTLNEAYVPAETSVEQLERMAERFFAVSQISFSKNDLPLEGVAHNKALHLTVKCEGFYVKRVMVDGGSGVDICPLSTLQRMEIGTGKIRPNNIYVRSFDGIKKDTIGEIDLAFEVVVADQYEEGSPCPQPFLSNASIMVAKAMVKYGFKPGKGFGKALQGISEPITLSTTEKFFGIGFNPTPEDEDWADERKREGWVLPQPLPHLYQTFVNPKYSENGDHEAFTAEEIEDICGSMRQMLYETNMVQLGEEPVNLGTSEEIRETKISIHTDEKTQDAIIQLLFEFKDVFAWSYDNMPGLSVDLVVHCQFTLIVLRFSRNKESLRLISVISSKKKSQNS from the exons atggatcaggacatatctcgatggcaCATTTGGGACGATCTTGCCAGAGATTTTGTTCGACAATTTCAGTACAACATAGACATTAGACCGGATAGGAATTCTTTGACAAATCTAAGGAAAAAGccctcagaaagcttcagagaatatgccattaagtggcgtgaacaagcATCAAGAGTGAAGCCTCAAATGGATGAGGTAGAGATGGTCACTATCTTCCTGCAAGCCCAAGAGCCCGATtacttccagaatatgatgtcgtccatgggaaagcctttcgcagaagcaATTAAAATCGAGgaaatg ATGGATCTGCTGCAGCCTATTCCCCAAAACAGGCAGAATCCAGAATCTCCAGCTTACCAACGAGGTGTCCACTGTGCTTATCATTCAGGAGCTGAGGGGCATAGTACTGATAACTGCTGGACCTTGAAGAAAGCTGtggaaaatttgattgaacaagtAAAAATAGTGTTGAGGGATGAAGAAGCCCCGAATGTGACAAataatccattgcccgctcataACAACGGGCCGGTAATCGGGATGATCTTTGAAGACAAAGAGTTTGATCCCGCCTTGAAAGCTATAATTGCTATTGCTGATGCAGAAAGAAAGCCTAAAGCAACCCTGAAGCAGGAGAAAGGGGAAAAAAAGACTAAAACTGTCAAGATTGAACTTGAAAAGAAGGTTGAAACAAAGGCAGAGATGGCGCCTCCAAAAAATGAAGTTCTCTATATTCCGCGAGGTCACCAAGAAAAGCCGTTAGTAGTGGGTAtttcaaagaaatttgaagtgAAAAAGGGAACACCAACGTATGTGCCAAAAGGAGACTATGTGGTCCGAGGGACGATTAAACGGCCTCGACTGAATGAGCCAGTgattatcggacgcgtgccacagaaGCCAATAACGGACCCGTCTGCGGTGCCATGGAATTATCAACAGACGTTGGTTACAtacaaaggtaaagaaatcacggGAGAACTTCCGGGAAATACTTTCGCTGGGAAAAATTCAGATGTACAAGAAGTGAACAATGCCATACAAAAGCGCTTTCCACCCAAGAAGCCTGTAAGTGCTGAGGAGGCAGAGGCTTTCTTCCAGAAAATGAAGATGCCTGATTATGAAGTGGTGGATCAGTTACGCAAGTACCCTGAACAAGTGTCTATGCTATCTTTGTTAAAGAGATCTGCCGAGTATCAGAAGACCCTAGTAAAAACTCTGAATGAGGCGTATGTGCCTGCTGAGACTTCAGTTGAACAACTCGAAAGAATGGCAGAAAGGTTCTTTGCTGTTAGTCAAATTTCCTTTAGTAAGAACGATTTGCCTCTAGAGGGAGTGGCTCACAACAAAGCTTTACATCTGACTGTCAAGTGTGAAGGTTTTTATGTCAAGCGAGTAATGGTGGAtgggggttcaggtgttgacatttgtccacTCTCTACACTGCAGAGAATGGAGATCGGGACTGGAAAGATTCGTCCCAATAACATCTATGTAAGATCCTTTGATGGCATTAAAAAGGATACCATCGGAGAGATAGATCTG gctttcgaagttgtaGTGGCGGATCAGTACGAAGAAGGGAGCCCTTGTCCCCAACCTTTCCTATCTAATGCTTCGATCATGGTGGCAAAAGCGATGGTCAAATATGGTTTCAAGCCAGGAAAAGGATTCGGAAAAGCTCTACAAGGAATATCGGAGCCAATAACCCTATCCACAACAGAAAAGTTTTTCGGGATAGGTTTCAACCCTACCCCAGAAGATGAAGATTGGGCAGATGAGAGGAAAAGGGAAGGATGGGTCTTGCCACAACCATTGCCACATCTATATCAGACCTTTGTCAATCCAAAATACAGCGAGAATGGAGATCACGAGGCCTTCACGGCCGAAGAAATCGAAGATATATGTGGATCTATGAGGCAAATGCTTTATGAAACCAACATGGTTCAGCTAGGGGAAG aaccggttaatttgggaacctctGAAGAAATTCGGGAaacaaaaataagcattcacactgatgAGAAAACGCAGGATGCAATAATTCAACTTCTGTTTGagtttaaagatgtgtttgcttggtcgtACGATAATATGCCAGGATTGAGTGTCGATCTAGTGGTGCATTGCCAATTTACCCTGATTGTCCTTCGGTTCAGTAGAAACAAAGAAAGTTTAAGACTGATATCAGTGATAAgttcaaagaagaagtcacaaaACAGTTAA